The proteins below come from a single Puniceicoccaceae bacterium genomic window:
- a CDS encoding aspartate kinase — MALIVQKYGGTSVADVQCIRNVAQRVKQTRDMGNQVIVVVSARSGVTNELIARAKALNPRPDPREMDLLLTVGEQETIALLAMALHALGVPAVSRTGYQAGFVTDDSHTRARIQSISGGDITEQLDQGKVVIVAGFQGISINGQITTLGRGGSDLSAIAIAGALKADACQILTDVDGVYTADPRIVPDARKIEAINYEEMLELASSGSKVMQSRSVEFAQKYNIPFEVRSSFNQQPGTIVKEEVTLLEGILVTGVALDRNQTRITISELPDRPGTAAEVFKILADTDVVVDMIVQNIGRAGVANISFTVSRDDADRAELAIRKFYKKNTSDEFVTQTEIAKLSVVGVGMRSQPGAAARMFAALAGVGVNVIMISTSEIKISVAIEPDTADEAVRAVHAAFDLGKRD; from the coding sequence ATGGCACTCATTGTCCAGAAATATGGAGGAACCTCAGTCGCCGATGTGCAATGCATCCGCAACGTCGCACAGCGTGTCAAACAAACCCGCGACATGGGCAACCAAGTCATCGTTGTGGTATCAGCTCGTTCGGGAGTCACCAATGAGCTGATTGCGCGCGCGAAGGCATTGAACCCCCGTCCCGATCCGCGCGAAATGGATTTGCTGCTCACCGTGGGCGAGCAGGAAACCATCGCACTGCTCGCGATGGCACTGCACGCTCTCGGAGTGCCCGCCGTCTCCCGCACTGGCTACCAGGCAGGTTTTGTGACGGATGATTCCCATACACGCGCTCGCATACAATCCATCAGCGGTGGTGACATCACCGAACAACTCGATCAGGGAAAGGTCGTGATTGTCGCCGGATTTCAGGGTATTTCCATCAACGGACAGATTACCACGCTCGGTCGCGGGGGGTCCGATCTCTCTGCAATCGCGATCGCAGGGGCACTGAAGGCCGATGCCTGTCAGATTCTCACCGACGTCGATGGGGTCTACACCGCCGATCCTCGTATTGTTCCCGATGCGCGAAAAATCGAGGCCATCAACTACGAGGAAATGCTCGAACTCGCGAGCAGTGGCTCCAAGGTCATGCAATCCCGCTCCGTTGAATTTGCCCAGAAATACAATATTCCGTTCGAAGTCAGATCCAGTTTCAACCAGCAACCCGGAACCATCGTGAAAGAAGAAGTCACCCTTTTGGAAGGCATCCTGGTCACAGGCGTCGCCCTCGACCGCAACCAGACCCGCATCACTATCTCTGAACTGCCCGACCGTCCGGGCACTGCAGCCGAGGTGTTCAAGATCCTCGCTGACACGGATGTAGTGGTGGACATGATCGTACAAAACATCGGTCGTGCCGGTGTCGCCAACATCTCCTTCACGGTATCCCGGGATGACGCGGACCGGGCCGAACTCGCCATCCGCAAGTTCTACAAGAAGAACACTTCGGACGAATTTGTCACCCAAACGGAGATTGCAAAATTGTCCGTGGTCGGGGTGGGCATGCGCTCCCAGCCCGGAGCGGCGGCCCGCATGTTTGCTGCCCTTGCCGGTGTTGGAGTCAACGTCATCATGATCAGCACCTCCGAAATCAAAATTTCCGTCGCCATCGAACCGGACACCGCCGACGAAGCCGTCCGTGCGGTGCACGCGGCCTTTGACCTCGGCAAGCGGGATTGA
- the thrC gene encoding threonine synthase: protein MNFISTRGQCEPVGFCEAVARGLAPDGGLYLPEKLPDLSSFLPEWKTLSYPELCYAFMRQFATDLPAQVLREAVDAAYAGFSHEDIAPVRKLDDQCYVCELFHGPTLAFKDFALQLLGQLYAYQIRNSGHPITVLGATSGDTGSAAIHGLMNLPGMRLFILYPKTGVAPLQERQMACTGSENVFPIAIDGSFDDAQKWVKSLFGDTAFKEQYHLSAINSINLARVLAQCVYYLYAWFRIPEADRSRLEVVVPTGNFGNVLAGWLLSHMGVDIPHFRIATNQNDILFRLFESGVYAVDAVQPSLAPSMDIQVASNFERFLHYRLNGDAVRLREIMSTFLQSGRFEFPEFATDRFSATRSDDASILRNIATVYERFGYVIDPHTACAFEQPNPDRVQLIMATAHPAKFPDAIHKAIGIEVTHPTLDALKDLPVRRYELENKVQSIRAFIKASIEASTH, encoded by the coding sequence ATGAACTTCATCAGCACCCGTGGTCAATGCGAACCCGTTGGCTTCTGCGAAGCCGTTGCCCGGGGTCTTGCCCCGGACGGAGGACTCTACCTGCCTGAGAAACTGCCCGATCTTTCGAGCTTTTTGCCAGAGTGGAAGACCCTGAGTTATCCGGAGTTGTGTTATGCCTTCATGCGGCAGTTTGCAACGGATCTTCCGGCGCAAGTTCTGCGGGAGGCAGTTGATGCAGCCTATGCCGGATTTTCTCACGAGGACATTGCCCCGGTTCGCAAGCTCGATGATCAGTGCTACGTCTGCGAACTCTTCCACGGCCCGACACTGGCTTTCAAGGATTTTGCATTGCAACTGCTGGGCCAGCTCTACGCTTACCAAATTCGCAACTCCGGACATCCCATCACTGTGCTGGGGGCGACTTCGGGGGACACTGGTTCAGCCGCCATTCATGGATTGATGAACTTGCCGGGGATGCGGCTGTTCATCCTCTATCCCAAGACAGGCGTTGCACCGTTGCAAGAGCGTCAGATGGCCTGCACGGGTTCGGAAAACGTATTTCCCATCGCGATTGACGGCTCGTTTGACGACGCCCAGAAATGGGTAAAATCCCTCTTTGGTGATACGGCCTTCAAGGAGCAATATCATCTATCCGCGATCAACTCGATCAATCTTGCGCGCGTCCTGGCACAGTGTGTGTACTACCTTTACGCCTGGTTTCGCATTCCGGAGGCAGATCGCTCCCGACTGGAAGTGGTCGTGCCCACCGGAAACTTTGGCAATGTGCTTGCCGGGTGGTTGCTCAGTCACATGGGTGTGGACATTCCGCACTTTCGCATTGCCACTAACCAGAACGACATCCTGTTCCGTCTCTTTGAGAGCGGAGTCTACGCAGTGGATGCCGTGCAACCGAGTCTGGCACCATCAATGGACATCCAGGTGGCCTCCAATTTCGAACGCTTCCTTCACTATCGACTGAATGGAGATGCCGTCCGGCTCCGCGAAATCATGAGCACATTCCTGCAATCCGGTCGCTTCGAATTTCCGGAATTTGCAACGGACCGCTTTTCCGCCACACGTTCGGATGATGCCTCAATTCTGCGCAATATCGCCACAGTTTATGAACGTTTCGGCTATGTGATTGACCCTCACACTGCCTGTGCCTTTGAGCAGCCAAATCCCGATCGGGTACAGCTCATCATGGCGACGGCCCATCCCGCAAAATTTCCGGACGCGATTCACAAGGCAATCGGAATTGAGGTCACCCACCCCACCCTTGATGCACTCAAGGATCTTCCCGTTCGACGCTATGAACTGGAGAACAAAGTGCAGTCGATCCGTGCTTTCATCAAAGCCAGCATCGAAGCATCCACCCACTGA
- a CDS encoding FAD:protein FMN transferase yields MLNYGELRAVQAGSRRELQFSGDTMGTSWSARVAGIADMEAQALRDHIESVFERVIAEFSPWDPNSAICQWNHAPAGTWVPMSPEMMEVVSRSLDIHRRSDGAFHPGLGHTLAELGFGARPVGAEPPDLNQLIVDAHRLAELQCESGRLYQPGGLQLDLCGIAKGWAVDRTLQHLRQLGATGAFVEIGGDASAFGCHTNGLPWVCELETPGRKRSTLQVALSGMSVATSGDTHRYREISGVRFAHVIDPRSLQLRDSTLRSVSVFAERCMDADAWATALLVMGVDTGLAFAREHELAAVFMCERTDGSLRLFRSPTIEKLFELE; encoded by the coding sequence ATGCTCAACTACGGTGAACTGCGGGCCGTGCAAGCGGGGTCGCGTCGTGAGTTGCAGTTTTCGGGCGATACCATGGGCACGTCGTGGAGTGCGCGCGTCGCGGGCATTGCGGACATGGAAGCGCAGGCCCTGCGGGATCACATTGAAAGCGTGTTTGAGCGGGTGATTGCGGAATTCAGTCCGTGGGATCCGAATTCCGCAATTTGCCAGTGGAATCACGCACCTGCGGGAACCTGGGTGCCCATGAGTCCGGAGATGATGGAGGTGGTTTCACGGTCACTCGATATCCATCGCCGAAGTGACGGTGCCTTTCATCCTGGATTGGGGCACACGCTTGCAGAGCTTGGTTTTGGTGCGCGCCCAGTTGGTGCAGAGCCGCCGGATTTGAATCAACTCATCGTCGATGCACATCGGCTGGCAGAGCTTCAGTGCGAATCGGGACGACTCTATCAACCCGGTGGGTTGCAGCTGGATCTATGCGGCATCGCCAAGGGATGGGCAGTGGATCGCACCCTGCAACATCTCCGGCAGCTCGGTGCAACGGGTGCATTTGTCGAGATTGGAGGAGATGCCAGCGCGTTTGGGTGTCACACCAATGGACTACCATGGGTGTGCGAGCTGGAGACTCCCGGACGGAAACGCTCCACATTGCAAGTGGCCTTGAGCGGCATGTCAGTCGCAACTTCGGGTGATACCCACCGTTACCGTGAAATCAGTGGAGTGCGATTTGCCCATGTCATCGATCCCCGTTCCCTGCAGCTGCGGGATTCAACCCTACGCAGTGTGAGCGTGTTTGCGGAGCGCTGCATGGATGCAGACGCCTGGGCGACTGCGCTTTTGGTGATGGGGGTCGACACCGGACTTGCATTTGCCCGCGAGCATGAACTGGCTGCGGTGTTCATGTGTGAGCGAACGGATGGCAGTTTGAGACTGTTCCGGAGTCCCACCATTGAAAAACTGTTCGAACTCGAGTAG
- a CDS encoding DUF4198 domain-containing protein, translated as MKHYPSLKLALALLLTAPFFALSVQAHRQWILPSTSVISGSDLWIGVDAAISNDLFFANHVAMPPESIEVLAPDGTLLEKQFVQRGKIRTTFELNLQQQGTYHIRRKGSTLFARWQEGEENKRWRGTLEELKTEGIADKPGVEIFRSLSRIETSVVVGPADIDAFELEGEGLELLPETHPNDLFVGEPVRWRFFQDGAPVSELELTFVRGNDRFRNQVEAITAVTDADGWIEVHFPKAGRYWMEGALRLDATQIDGIAMKRSYTYVRTFEVFPE; from the coding sequence ATGAAACATTATCCATCTCTCAAACTTGCACTCGCATTACTGCTGACAGCTCCCTTTTTTGCACTTTCGGTGCAGGCGCATCGACAGTGGATTCTTCCATCGACCTCCGTAATCTCGGGTTCGGATCTGTGGATTGGTGTTGATGCGGCGATCTCCAATGATCTGTTTTTTGCAAATCATGTGGCCATGCCACCGGAGTCGATTGAGGTGCTTGCACCGGATGGTACTCTGTTGGAAAAACAGTTTGTCCAGCGCGGTAAGATTCGCACCACCTTTGAGTTGAACCTGCAGCAGCAGGGGACTTACCATATCCGGCGCAAGGGCAGCACACTGTTTGCCCGTTGGCAGGAGGGGGAAGAGAATAAACGTTGGCGGGGAACTCTGGAGGAGTTGAAGACGGAAGGTATTGCGGACAAACCCGGGGTTGAGATTTTCCGCAGTTTGAGCCGAATCGAAACTTCAGTTGTGGTGGGACCTGCGGATATCGATGCGTTTGAACTTGAGGGTGAGGGTCTGGAGCTTCTGCCGGAGACGCACCCCAATGATCTGTTTGTGGGGGAACCCGTGCGCTGGCGTTTTTTCCAGGATGGTGCACCCGTTTCGGAGCTGGAGCTGACCTTTGTGCGTGGCAATGATCGCTTTCGAAACCAGGTCGAGGCGATCACCGCTGTGACGGACGCTGACGGATGGATCGAGGTACATTTCCCGAAAGCGGGTCGCTATTGGATGGAGGGGGCATTGCGCCTCGACGCCACACAGATCGATGGTATCGCGATGAAGCGAAGCTACACCTACGTGCGCACCTTTGAAGTATTTCCCGAGTGA
- a CDS encoding DUF2271 domain-containing protein has translation MNALIKSICRPLSLLALPGALGAATQRELRIEIELPELEVAEYHRPYVAVWIENERREWVDNVAVWYDTELRNREGETWLKDLRQWWRKSGRDLSLPVDGVTGPTRPPGRHELRFDSESASFLNLSPGTYQLVVEVAREVGGRELLRLPLPLNATEAVNISESGSHEIATVTLSLN, from the coding sequence ATGAATGCATTGATCAAATCCATTTGCAGACCGCTCTCGCTCCTGGCACTGCCCGGCGCATTGGGAGCAGCAACCCAGCGAGAACTGCGCATCGAGATTGAGCTTCCCGAGCTTGAGGTTGCGGAGTACCACCGACCCTATGTGGCGGTGTGGATCGAAAATGAACGGAGAGAGTGGGTTGATAATGTTGCCGTCTGGTATGACACGGAGTTACGAAACCGGGAAGGGGAGACATGGCTCAAGGACCTGCGCCAGTGGTGGCGCAAATCGGGTCGTGATCTGAGCTTGCCGGTCGATGGTGTGACTGGCCCGACACGCCCTCCGGGGCGACACGAACTTCGATTTGATTCAGAATCGGCATCCTTTCTCAATCTCAGCCCCGGAACCTATCAACTCGTCGTGGAGGTCGCCCGTGAGGTTGGAGGAAGGGAGCTACTGCGTCTTCCTCTGCCTTTGAACGCGACTGAAGCTGTGAATATCTCGGAATCGGGAAGTCACGAAATCGCAACTGTAACCCTGAGCTTGAATTAA
- a CDS encoding PepSY-associated TM helix domain-containing protein produces the protein MASISKPKRNKWRSTWTKQLYLWHWVSSAICLVAMVLFAFTGITLNHAGSIPAQLTKVELRETLPAALMSSIEWDGESASMDAPLPKELRRYLERNIDMRLHHRVAEWSEYEIYLALPQPGSDAWLTIDRETGEWEFAKTKRGWIAYLNDLHKGRNTGPAWSVFIDVFSVACVVFCLTGLLLLAMHAKRRPSTWPVVAAGVVIPAVLLLFFVH, from the coding sequence ATGGCGTCAATTTCCAAACCAAAACGCAACAAGTGGCGAAGTACATGGACCAAGCAGCTCTACCTTTGGCATTGGGTGAGCAGTGCGATCTGTCTGGTGGCCATGGTCCTCTTCGCATTTACCGGGATCACGCTGAATCACGCGGGATCGATTCCGGCACAATTGACAAAGGTGGAACTCCGGGAAACCTTGCCCGCTGCCTTGATGTCGAGCATTGAGTGGGACGGCGAATCCGCTTCGATGGATGCTCCACTACCCAAGGAGCTGCGACGCTACCTGGAGCGCAACATCGATATGCGCCTGCATCACAGGGTAGCGGAATGGTCGGAGTATGAAATCTACCTGGCCCTTCCGCAGCCAGGTTCTGACGCCTGGCTGACCATCGACCGTGAAACGGGTGAGTGGGAGTTTGCGAAGACCAAGCGGGGTTGGATTGCCTACCTGAATGATTTGCACAAGGGGCGCAATACCGGGCCAGCGTGGTCGGTCTTCATCGATGTGTTTTCGGTTGCGTGTGTGGTGTTTTGCCTTACGGGGCTGCTACTGTTGGCCATGCACGCAAAACGCCGACCGAGCACGTGGCCAGTGGTGGCGGCTGGCGTGGTGATCCCTGCTGTCCTGCTGCTCTTTTTTGTGCACTGA
- a CDS encoding glucosyl-3-phosphoglycerate synthase, which yields MKIESWLKRNTFHHGEFWDIKELIRQKEKKGLKVSVCIPTLNEEKTIGKEIVILRSELMDRYPLIDELAVIDSGSTDDTLKVASSFGADTYLSAEILPKTGFKRGKGENLWKAVHQLEGDILCYVDADIKNIHPRFVYGLVAPLIYRDEVHYVKAFYDRPLAFSSGIRPSGGGRVTEILVRPLFSLFFPELTALIQPLSGEYAVRRMVLEKIPFPIGYGVETSHILDVYREWGLDAFAQTDLDQRVHRNQTTLSLGKMSFGILQSFLNRVESYGMMGQMPELATIYRQFQAQENRYEQVTFEILEEERPPMIEIPEYREKFGIS from the coding sequence ATGAAGATTGAGAGCTGGCTCAAGCGCAATACCTTTCACCATGGTGAGTTCTGGGACATCAAGGAACTCATCAGGCAAAAGGAGAAAAAAGGACTGAAGGTTTCCGTGTGCATTCCTACCCTGAACGAGGAAAAGACGATCGGAAAGGAGATCGTGATCCTGCGATCGGAGCTGATGGACCGCTACCCTCTGATCGACGAACTCGCAGTCATCGATTCCGGTTCCACGGACGACACTCTCAAAGTGGCCTCGTCGTTTGGAGCGGATACCTACCTATCCGCAGAGATTCTGCCCAAAACCGGGTTCAAGCGGGGCAAGGGAGAGAATCTCTGGAAGGCAGTGCATCAACTCGAAGGGGACATCCTTTGTTATGTGGATGCTGACATCAAAAACATCCATCCCCGTTTTGTCTACGGACTGGTGGCCCCTCTGATCTATCGGGATGAAGTGCATTATGTGAAGGCGTTCTACGACCGTCCGCTTGCCTTTTCTTCGGGCATTCGTCCGAGTGGCGGAGGACGGGTGACCGAGATTCTGGTACGCCCCCTTTTCAGTCTGTTTTTTCCGGAGTTGACTGCGCTGATTCAGCCCCTCTCAGGTGAGTACGCGGTGCGGCGCATGGTGCTGGAAAAAATTCCTTTTCCCATCGGATACGGAGTGGAGACTTCGCACATCCTCGATGTGTACCGCGAATGGGGGCTGGACGCTTTTGCCCAGACGGATCTCGATCAGCGTGTTCATCGCAACCAGACAACGCTCTCTCTGGGCAAAATGTCTTTTGGCATTTTGCAGAGTTTTCTGAATCGTGTGGAATCCTATGGCATGATGGGTCAAATGCCTGAACTCGCGACGATCTACCGTCAGTTTCAAGCCCAGGAGAATCGCTACGAGCAGGTAACGTTTGAGATCCTTGAAGAGGAACGTCCTCCGATGATTGAGATTCCGGAATATCGGGAAAAATTTGGAATCTCATGA
- a CDS encoding peptidase, which produces MAERNTEVTRIMHGLKAQVAGIREVMLANAVMIGEIPAPSFQEERRIAFLRDRFTEAGLEKISIDEMDNAVAVIPGRSGKRKILVSANADSYIQSSVDHAMTLSSDAIIGPGICDNAIGLAAIATLPVLMERLGLQLEDDLVLMAETRSLGKGNLAGLRFFLDHTQFPIRTGVVVRGVHLGRLSYSSLGMFRGEISVVAPERRDWKHFGSGGAIAILNRIVSRIMEIPLPSQPKTAVILGSIHGGNAYNTEATRANLRFEVRSEEPGRISWITQMIQDIVDEIDFASDSTIRLEMVARRKMGGIHYSHPLVKTVKTIVEHFGIKPRIAPSTGQLSAFVDKGIPAVTVGLTQGSNVHELGESAEIAPIFDGLTQLVALLIAIDRGICDED; this is translated from the coding sequence ATGGCGGAGAGGAACACCGAAGTGACACGCATTATGCACGGGTTGAAAGCTCAGGTAGCTGGCATCCGTGAGGTCATGCTGGCCAATGCGGTGATGATTGGAGAGATTCCCGCACCCTCTTTTCAGGAGGAGCGGCGAATCGCCTTCCTTCGGGATCGCTTCACCGAGGCGGGTCTGGAAAAGATCTCGATTGACGAGATGGACAATGCGGTTGCGGTGATTCCGGGGCGCAGTGGCAAGCGCAAGATCCTGGTCTCCGCCAATGCAGATTCCTACATCCAGTCTTCGGTTGACCACGCGATGACGCTATCGAGCGATGCGATCATCGGTCCGGGGATTTGCGACAATGCCATTGGATTGGCGGCGATTGCCACCCTGCCAGTGCTGATGGAGCGATTGGGGCTTCAGCTGGAGGATGATCTGGTCCTCATGGCCGAAACCCGAAGCCTCGGCAAAGGCAACCTTGCAGGGCTGCGTTTTTTTCTCGATCATACTCAGTTCCCGATTCGCACGGGCGTGGTGGTGCGTGGTGTGCATTTGGGGCGCCTGAGTTACAGCTCGCTGGGAATGTTTCGTGGAGAAATTTCGGTGGTGGCGCCAGAACGTCGGGACTGGAAGCATTTTGGAAGCGGTGGAGCGATCGCGATTCTCAACCGCATCGTGTCACGCATCATGGAAATCCCGCTGCCGAGTCAACCCAAGACTGCCGTCATCCTGGGTTCCATTCATGGTGGCAACGCCTACAACACGGAAGCCACTCGAGCGAATCTGCGCTTTGAGGTGCGCAGTGAGGAACCAGGCCGGATCTCCTGGATCACCCAAATGATACAGGACATCGTCGATGAGATCGACTTTGCCTCAGACTCCACAATCCGGCTGGAGATGGTGGCCCGGCGAAAGATGGGTGGAATCCACTACAGTCATCCCCTGGTGAAAACGGTGAAAACCATCGTTGAACATTTTGGTATCAAACCGCGCATTGCGCCCTCAACGGGACAGCTCAGTGCCTTCGTGGACAAGGGGATCCCGGCGGTGACTGTGGGTCTGACGCAAGGTTCGAATGTGCATGAGTTGGGCGAGAGTGCCGAGATTGCTCCGATCTTTGATGGTCTGACGCAGCTGGTCGCACTGCTGATTGCAATTGACAGGGGGATTTGTGATGAAGATTGA
- the lysS gene encoding lysine--tRNA ligase encodes MNSNPSPSDQPIEDHSHDLFAVRMDKLKAMEAEGVSPFFANCEQTHTSAQAVAGYVEGESQPTVKVAGRIVTFRVMGKASFIKLLDRDGRIQCYVTRDDIGVELYQKFKKYDLGDFLGVEGPLFVTKTGEVTVRAKKITLVSKSLRPLPEKFHGLSDEDQIYRQRYLDLIVNEKSRHTLQTRSRVIREIRQYLWEQDFSEVETPVLQSISGGAAARPFFTKSNALGADFSLRIALELPLKRLLVGGFDRVFEIGKVFRNEGISRRHSPEFTMLEVYQAYSDYRGMMQLFKGMIDRICERVLGTWTIERPDGETIDLKGDWREARYKDLIIDATGDPDWFTRSKQEKLAKTAKLGIEVNPDIEDFEVTNNVFEKLIEPTLIQPTFVTHLPKQLIPLAKQSQDDPDTVEVFELCINGQEIAPAYSEQNDPIAQREAFEFQAGEEIQNIDQDFLLALEHGMPPAGGMGVGIDRLVMMLMGTNNLRDTILFPTLKPGKSEMVKIAEDGK; translated from the coding sequence ATGAACTCAAACCCATCTCCTTCCGATCAACCCATCGAGGACCATTCCCACGACTTGTTTGCAGTGCGCATGGACAAACTCAAAGCGATGGAAGCGGAAGGCGTCAGCCCCTTTTTCGCAAACTGTGAACAAACCCACACCTCTGCCCAGGCGGTCGCAGGTTACGTCGAAGGGGAATCACAGCCCACAGTCAAAGTAGCCGGACGCATTGTCACCTTTCGCGTGATGGGCAAGGCCAGTTTCATCAAGCTGCTCGACCGCGACGGTCGCATCCAGTGCTACGTCACCCGGGATGACATAGGGGTCGAACTTTACCAGAAGTTCAAGAAGTACGACCTGGGGGATTTCCTCGGCGTAGAGGGTCCGCTCTTTGTCACCAAGACCGGAGAAGTGACAGTTCGCGCGAAAAAAATTACGCTTGTATCCAAGTCCCTTCGTCCGCTGCCCGAAAAGTTTCACGGACTGTCAGACGAAGACCAGATCTACCGCCAGCGCTACCTCGACCTCATCGTCAACGAAAAATCCCGCCACACCTTGCAGACGCGCAGCCGCGTGATCCGTGAGATCCGCCAGTACCTGTGGGAACAGGACTTCAGCGAAGTCGAGACACCCGTTCTGCAAAGCATCTCGGGAGGTGCGGCGGCGCGTCCGTTTTTCACCAAATCCAATGCGCTCGGGGCCGATTTTTCGTTGCGCATCGCCCTCGAACTGCCCTTGAAACGCCTGCTGGTCGGTGGTTTTGACCGGGTGTTTGAAATCGGAAAAGTCTTCCGCAATGAAGGTATTTCGCGCCGACACAGCCCTGAGTTCACCATGCTGGAGGTGTACCAGGCCTACTCTGACTATCGGGGGATGATGCAGTTGTTCAAGGGCATGATCGACCGCATCTGCGAACGCGTGCTTGGCACCTGGACCATCGAGCGTCCCGACGGAGAAACCATCGATCTCAAGGGCGATTGGAGGGAAGCGCGCTACAAGGATCTCATCATTGACGCAACTGGAGATCCCGACTGGTTCACTCGCAGCAAGCAGGAAAAGCTCGCCAAGACCGCCAAACTCGGCATCGAAGTCAATCCCGATATCGAAGACTTTGAGGTGACCAACAATGTTTTTGAAAAACTGATCGAACCAACGCTCATCCAGCCGACCTTTGTAACGCACCTGCCCAAACAGCTCATCCCACTGGCCAAGCAGTCGCAGGATGACCCAGACACTGTTGAAGTCTTCGAACTGTGCATCAATGGACAGGAAATCGCGCCTGCCTACTCCGAGCAAAACGATCCCATCGCCCAGCGTGAGGCCTTTGAATTCCAGGCAGGAGAAGAGATTCAGAACATTGACCAGGATTTTCTGCTTGCCCTGGAGCATGGCATGCCGCCCGCGGGTGGCATGGGCGTCGGCATTGACCGACTGGTCATGATGCTCATGGGGACCAACAACCTGCGCGACACCATCCTCTTTCCCACGCTCAAACCCGGAAAATCCGAAATGGTCAAGATCGCTGAAGACGGGAAATAG
- a CDS encoding alpha/beta fold hydrolase codes for MKSRAVQNSPRRRLLAVHGFTGEPYDFAPLYESGKLSLDWRFVTLPGHVREWRPARRPDDLTGWRHFCEQVSQVVEEASADGAVLSVLAYSMGARLLLRAQLEWQWPFASLFLVGVSAGLEDSEQRSLRWQCDQQWATLLREQGLHAFLKAWLDQPILRSQLSQSSIWSQQRLQRKHLLDPEALAQSLLDFSNGSLEPVWDRLHQVRLPVHLIAGEHDLKFRSLHERMQSLFCNASCQTLPGVGHAPHLEDPGAFVSLLREVL; via the coding sequence ATGAAATCCCGAGCTGTTCAAAATTCACCCCGCCGCCGTCTGCTTGCCGTGCACGGATTCACGGGCGAACCCTACGATTTTGCGCCGCTTTATGAATCGGGGAAACTGTCGCTGGACTGGCGTTTTGTGACCCTTCCCGGACATGTTCGGGAGTGGCGTCCTGCCAGACGACCGGACGATCTGACGGGCTGGAGGCATTTTTGCGAACAGGTGTCACAGGTGGTTGAAGAAGCGAGCGCGGACGGCGCAGTGTTAAGTGTGCTTGCCTACTCGATGGGGGCGCGACTGTTGCTGCGGGCGCAGCTCGAATGGCAGTGGCCATTTGCATCCCTGTTTCTGGTGGGGGTGAGCGCGGGGCTTGAAGATTCCGAGCAGCGGAGCCTACGCTGGCAGTGCGACCAGCAATGGGCAACCCTTCTGCGTGAACAGGGTTTGCATGCTTTTTTGAAAGCATGGTTGGACCAGCCAATTCTGCGGTCGCAGCTGTCACAGTCGTCGATCTGGAGCCAGCAACGTTTGCAGCGCAAGCATTTGCTCGATCCCGAAGCGCTTGCGCAGAGTCTGCTCGATTTCAGCAATGGCAGCCTCGAACCCGTTTGGGATCGTTTGCATCAGGTGCGGCTTCCGGTCCATCTCATCGCGGGTGAACACGACCTGAAGTTTCGATCACTGCACGAGCGAATGCAGTCGCTGTTCTGCAATGCCAGCTGTCAGACACTTCCCGGTGTTGGACATGCTCCGCATCTTGAGGATCCGGGTGCATTTGTGTCCCTGCTTCGGGAGGTGCTGTGA